One stretch of Deltaproteobacteria bacterium DNA includes these proteins:
- the xth gene encoding exodeoxyribonuclease III has product MRLLSWNVNGLRAAERGGFLDWFAEQRAFAVCVQEIKARPEQLADALRSPRGYHAFFHPAEKPGYSGVATFTRREPLDVVVGIGAPEFDREGRVLRTEFRDFVLINAYFPNSQRDHARLDYKLRFCAAMLRLVNGYRRSGRNVLLCGDYNVSHREIDLANPKSNAKNAGFLPEERAWMDRLIGPHGWVDTFRALCAEPGHYTWWSQRPGVRERNIGWRLDYFVANPELMERVARVRHQTQVRGSDHCPVELELRS; this is encoded by the coding sequence GTGCGGCTTCTGTCCTGGAACGTGAACGGGCTGCGCGCGGCGGAGCGCGGCGGCTTTCTGGACTGGTTCGCCGAGCAGCGCGCGTTCGCGGTCTGCGTGCAGGAGATCAAGGCGCGCCCCGAGCAGCTCGCGGACGCGCTGCGCAGCCCGCGCGGCTACCACGCCTTCTTCCACCCTGCCGAGAAGCCGGGCTACAGCGGCGTGGCGACCTTCACCCGCAGGGAGCCGCTCGACGTGGTCGTCGGGATCGGCGCGCCCGAGTTCGACCGGGAGGGCCGCGTGCTGCGCACCGAGTTCCGCGACTTCGTGTTGATCAACGCCTACTTCCCGAACAGCCAGCGCGATCACGCGCGGCTCGACTACAAGCTGCGCTTCTGCGCCGCGATGCTGCGGCTCGTGAACGGCTACCGCCGCTCGGGACGGAACGTGCTGCTCTGCGGCGACTACAACGTGTCGCACCGCGAGATCGACCTGGCCAATCCGAAGTCGAACGCGAAGAACGCCGGCTTCCTGCCCGAGGAGCGCGCCTGGATGGACCGCCTGATCGGCCCGCACGGCTGGGTCGACACGTTCCGCGCGCTCTGCGCCGAGCCGGGCCACTACACCTGGTGGAGCCAGCGCCCCGGCGTGCGCGAGCGGAACATCGGCTGGCGGCTCGACTACTTCGTCGCGAATCCCGAGCTCATGGAGCGCGTCGCGCGCGTGCGCCACCAGACCCAGGTGCGCGGCTCGGATCACTGCCCGGTGGAGCTCGAGCTTCGGAGCTAG
- a CDS encoding phosphoenolpyruvate protein kinase, with protein sequence MSEWLRLARDPKVVRRALRTTVVVGTILIAINHGRALIRGELDCEHVLQICLTLLVPYGVSTSSSVAALRSR encoded by the coding sequence GTGTCGGAATGGCTGCGCCTCGCCCGGGATCCCAAAGTCGTGCGACGCGCGCTTCGCACCACGGTCGTGGTGGGGACGATCCTGATCGCGATCAACCACGGCCGCGCGCTGATCCGCGGCGAGCTCGACTGCGAGCACGTGCTTCAGATCTGTCTCACGCTGCTGGTTCCGTACGGAGTCTCGACGAGCTCGAGCGTCGCGGCCCTGCGGTCGCGCTAG